The proteins below are encoded in one region of Portunus trituberculatus isolate SZX2019 chromosome 17, ASM1759143v1, whole genome shotgun sequence:
- the LOC123504993 gene encoding serine/arginine repetitive matrix protein 1-like, translating into MFGFFKNKTKDKVVNKDKNSESVKEKKKDKTNKEDKEVKVSARKGKEEKTSKSIFRKSKSIERAKEGNENRASYTRKSQSLDSRDSGEWSDHEQLSRQDSGATESEEAALSPGPTGSGGSGSSSEEAARPSSPCPDANTHASHGEGLKNSDSFGSSVLTDSLTSSQEGEVQTGTEGLDKRKHERHSPEVQPKNHMNSSLVLPKVTGQTHYLRTEATNLSNSTVKNNIQSTASRTTPLPRVGGVASTLMMKPPLNPRLIAPRGPLATTVTSFTASLTESGGEKDERSLTPSSGMVTPPASPGLLSSQVASLHQNVTISPERPTSPDGRTSMLSTPSSSTSSLSSLTARPISPSGRRTPPGPRMGTGGRLTSSPTANRKSVRTNIKTNPSVASRRAGSHSPVNSPPSPGTSVSYADADSLKTPPSSPVPFRQRFSEQVAPACSAEVSLLTRTKTDPPSRVITLSPPITRRGIDPSIISSQNNNSLPSPPGRFVQGSSPPPPPPRLSVSSEGKSEGSISPATQRSVSPTVGKTRHSISSMHSLESIPENDSDGQSPVIGEKTFDSNEELCRETLSTPSTPKEPLNSSTTRPSRHSAPEVTPERPHNHGITHRRTSSLSPVSEERRIHFSVSISETKNVSSSPPQNQARQNSGPDPDAEIGVSEKTSSRLEKHEDIKPTKNKENKGDYKDIISSEPNSVIKGKVLSSSPKEGTAERTPSNTPLTKHSRTGSLAMVTNASLKACPQKNETKEIKDGKISSVTQNDKMSEAHRTSDKDNETTTHVVFRIPFRSKSLANGEDLHKRASVEILSRDAGRPKRRENEHCRERPRSVSTSRELRRERASERPSRKRIQSEGTESKNKLPTAPEDERKKEDSKERVRSRSSSSRHSKDRSPDQTFTESSLFTNENDSYDGGDEEVFIPWRKAPRSRSRAIKSQSSGDATTPGSKISKSTP; encoded by the coding sequence ATGTTTGGGTTcttcaaaaacaaaacaaaggacaaAGTTGTTAACAAAGACAAGAACAGTGAgagtgttaaagaaaaaaagaaagacaagaccaataaggaagacaaagaagtgaAAGTCAGTGCTcgtaaagggaaagaggaaaagacttCTAAATCAATCTTCAGGAAAAGCAAATCCATTGAGCGAGCAAAAGAAGGGAACGAAAATCGAGCTTCATATACCAGAAAGAGTCAGAGCCTCGACTCGCGAGACTCTGGAGAGTGGAGTGACCATGAGCAGCTGTCACGGCAGGACAGCGGGGCTACCGAAAGTGAGGAGGCTGCATTGTCACCAGGACCAACTGGGAGCGGTGGGAGCGGCAGCAGCTCCGAGGAAGCAGCTCGCCCCTCCTCGCCCTGCCCAGACGCTAACACACACGCCAGTCATGGGGAAGGTCTCAAAAATTCAGATTCCTTTGGATCCTCCGTTTTGACAGACTCTTTAACATCATCACAGGAGGGAGAGGTACAGACTGGCACTGAGGGGCTCGACAAACGAAAACATGAAAGACATTCACCAGAAGTGCAACCGAAGAACCATATGAACAGCAGTTTAGTTTTACCTAAGGTTACTGGCCAGACACACTATCTGAGGACCGAAGCTACGAACTTATCAAACTCAACAGTGAAAAACAATATTCAATCCACTGCATCGAGAACTACGCCTCTCCCAAGGGTAGGCGGCGTTGCATCCACCTTGATGATGAAGCCGCCTCTCAATCCGCGATTAATAGCGCCAAGGGGACCACTAGCCACCACTGTtacctccttcactgcctcactgaCGGAATCTGGtggggaaaaagacgaaagaagccTTACTCCTTCTTCTGGCATGGTGACGCCGCCTGCCTCGCCGGGCCTCCTGTCATCGCAAGTCGCCTCCCTTCACCAGAATGTTACTATTTCTCCTGAACGACCAACATCCCCAGACGGTCGAACTTCAAtgctctccactccctccagctccaCTTCCAGTCTTTCCAGCCTCACTGCCCGGCCGATATCTCCTTCGGGACGACGCACGCCCCCTGGGCCGCGTATGGGCACAGGCGGCCGACTGACGTCATCCCCAACGGCCAATCGAAAGTCTGTCAGGACAAATATCAAAACTAATCCGTCGGTGGCTTCCCGAAGGGCAGGTTCCCACTCCCCAGTCAACTCGCCGCCTTCCCCTGGAACATCTGTCTCCTACGCTGACGCTGACAGCCTCAAAACCCCTCCGTCTTCGCCAGTTCCATTTAGGCAAAGGTTCTCTGAACAAGTGGCTCCAGCATGCTCTGCTGAAGTAAGCCTCCTGACTCGAACCAAAACAGACCCCCCATCAAGGGTGATAACACTTTCTCCACCAATCACACGAAGAGGAATTGATCCATCAATAATTTCATCTCAGAATAACAACTCGCTACCTTCACCTCCTGGGAGATTTGTGCAAGGctcctcgccgccgccgccgccgcctagACTCAGCGTATCCAGTGAGGGGAAATCTGAGGGAAGCATTAGCCCTGCAACTCAGCGTAGCGTTTCCCCGACTGTTGGCAAGACCCGCCACTCTATATCGTCGATGCACTCCCTCGAGTCAATACCCGAAAACGATAGTGACGGACAGTCGCCCGTTATTGGTGAAAAAACCTTCGATAGTAATGAAGAATTATGTCGTGAGACACTCAGCACTCCCAGCACCCCCAAGGAGCCTCTGAACTCTAGCACGACGCGTCCGTCGCGCCACTCTGCCCCGGAAGTCACACCTGAGAGACCGCACAACCACGGCATCACTCACAGAAGAACCTCGTCGTTATCACCAGTGAGTGAAGAACGACGAATTCACTTTTCAGTGTCGATAAGTGAAACGAAGAATGTCTCCTCCAGCCCTCCACAGAACCAGGCACGTCAGAACAGTGGACCTGATCCTGATGCAGAGATAGGAGTTTCTGAAAAGACTTCTTCAAGACTAGAAAAACACGAAGACATCAAGCCaacaaagaacaaggagaatAAAGGGGACTATAAAGATATTATTAGTTCTGAACCAAACTCTGTTATAAAGGGAAAGGTTCTCTCATCATCCCCAAAAGAAGGCACTGCCGAGAGGACACCAAGTAACACTCCCTTGACCAAGCATTCAAGAACTGGATCCTTGGCGATGGTCACTAACGCTTCTCTCAAAGCCTGTccacaaaaaaatgaaactaaagAAATCAAAGATGGCAAAATTTCGTCAGTTActcaaaacgataaaatgtCAGAAGCGCACCGTACCAGCGACAAGGATAACGAGACGACGACTCACGTAGTGTTCCGGATACCATTCCGCAGCAAATCTCTTGCTAACGGGGAGGACTTACACAAAAGAGCTTCCGTAGAAATTTTATCCCGCGATGCAGGGAGGCCCAAGCGACGGGAAAATGAGCACTGCAGAGAAAGACCAAGATCAGTATCGACCTCCAGAGAactcagaagagagagagcgtcagAAAGACCGTCAAGGAAACGAATACAATCTGAGGGCACCGAAAGTAAGAATAAGCTCCCCACAGCTccagaggatgaaagaaagaaggaagacagtaaAGAAAGGGTCCGAAGCCGGTCCTCTTCCTCAAGGCACAGCAAAGATCGCAGTCCGGATCAGACATTTACTGAATCTTCCCTTTTCACCAACGAGAATGACAGTTACGACGGTGGTGACGAGGAAGTTTTCATTCCATGGAGGAAAGCTCCGAGAAGTAGATCGAGAGCGATAAAATCACAGAGCTCGGGTGATGCAACGACACCCGGCTCTAAAATCAGCAAGTCAACACCTTAG